Proteins encoded within one genomic window of uncultured Draconibacterium sp.:
- a CDS encoding Maf family nucleotide pyrophosphatase: MNWIPAHNYILASKSPRRQELLKSLGIEFQVKTKDVDENYPQELFPDEIPGYLAEKKAKAFSNELNNNDLLITADTIVVLNGNVLEKPEDYDHASEMLLALSGKMHEVITGVCLRSTKKSVVFSSLTNVQFKQLTHIEIDYYITNFKPFDKAGAYGIQEWIGSIGISHIEGSFYNVMGLPLQKLYEEIQKF; encoded by the coding sequence ATGAACTGGATACCCGCTCATAATTACATTCTTGCCTCTAAATCACCTCGACGGCAAGAGCTTTTAAAATCACTGGGAATTGAGTTTCAGGTGAAAACTAAAGACGTGGATGAAAACTATCCACAGGAACTTTTTCCCGATGAAATTCCGGGTTACCTGGCCGAAAAAAAAGCAAAGGCTTTTAGCAATGAACTGAACAATAATGATCTGCTGATAACAGCCGATACCATTGTTGTTTTGAATGGAAATGTACTGGAAAAACCAGAAGATTATGATCATGCCTCTGAAATGTTATTGGCATTAAGTGGGAAAATGCATGAAGTAATAACCGGTGTTTGTCTTCGTTCGACTAAAAAATCGGTGGTATTTTCGTCTTTAACCAACGTGCAGTTTAAGCAGCTAACCCATATTGAAATCGACTATTACATTACTAATTTCAAACCGTTTGATAAGGCCGGTGCGTACGGCATTCAGGAGTGGATTGGATCGATTGGAATTTCACATATCGAAGGTTCGTTTTACAATGTAATGGGCCTGCCGCTTCAAAAATTATACGAGGAAATTCAAAAGTTTTAA
- a CDS encoding substrate-binding domain-containing protein produces MNYRITLLILVFLSGLCFTGCDTKEEPVEVGFLIHAFDKERWENDRDYFVEDVQELGGTVKVMDAENDADKQLAQAKELLANGVDVLVVVPVDQFAAADIVKTAHAKNVKVISYDRLIKNCKLDFYVSTDNVEIGALQASYLTTIKPTGKYALIGGAISDNNSQLLYLGQRNVLQPLVDRGDIEIVYNEFTNAWEESEGYEHGKALLKAHPDVDAIIAGNDELAMGVIRAIKEAGREDQILVAGMDADLRNLREIVAEHQTCTVYKPYEKLAATAADLAMKLAGGENGEKTYQTVSNGEMLVPTVFHNGMIVNKENLELTVISEGYQREEEVYN; encoded by the coding sequence ATGAATTACAGGATAACATTACTCATCTTAGTTTTTCTGTCCGGACTTTGCTTTACTGGTTGCGACACCAAAGAAGAGCCTGTTGAAGTAGGATTTTTAATCCATGCCTTTGATAAAGAGCGGTGGGAAAACGACCGGGACTATTTTGTAGAGGATGTCCAGGAACTTGGAGGGACCGTAAAAGTTATGGATGCCGAGAATGATGCCGATAAACAATTGGCTCAGGCAAAAGAACTGCTCGCCAACGGTGTTGACGTGTTAGTGGTTGTACCTGTCGATCAGTTTGCCGCTGCTGACATTGTAAAAACTGCCCATGCGAAAAATGTAAAAGTTATTTCGTATGACCGCTTGATTAAGAATTGTAAGCTCGATTTTTATGTGTCGACAGATAACGTAGAAATAGGTGCACTGCAGGCTAGTTATTTAACCACTATAAAACCCACCGGGAAATATGCTTTGATCGGTGGGGCAATTAGCGATAATAATAGCCAATTGCTCTATTTGGGACAGCGAAATGTACTGCAACCACTGGTTGACCGGGGCGATATTGAAATTGTTTATAACGAATTCACTAACGCCTGGGAAGAAAGTGAAGGCTACGAACATGGCAAGGCATTACTAAAAGCACATCCTGATGTGGACGCGATTATTGCCGGAAATGATGAATTAGCAATGGGGGTGATAAGGGCCATAAAAGAAGCAGGTAGGGAGGACCAGATACTGGTAGCAGGAATGGATGCCGATTTGCGGAACTTACGCGAAATTGTGGCAGAACATCAAACCTGTACCGTTTATAAACCTTACGAAAAGCTGGCCGCTACTGCCGCCGACCTGGCGATGAAATTGGCAGGAGGAGAAAATGGGGAAAAAACATATCAGACAGTGAGTAACGGAGAAATGTTGGTGCCTACGGTTTTCCATAATGGAATGATCGTGAACAAGGAGAACCTTGAGTTAACCGTTATCTCAGAGGGATACCAAAGAGAGGAAGAGGTATACAATTAG
- a CDS encoding HAD-IIIA family hydrolase: protein MSFFKEELTHVKAFVFDVDGVLSKDVSPLNEDGDPIRTANVKDGFAIRTAIKAGYPIAIITGGFIERVRLRYEKLGVEHFYDKARDKVACLNDFLEKVNVVPEDVLFMGDDLVDYEVMQAVGLPTCPKDAVSDIKDISKYISDKNGGEGCVRDVIEQALKAQHKWYSPEMLKSRAF from the coding sequence ATGTCGTTTTTTAAAGAAGAACTTACACACGTAAAAGCTTTCGTATTTGATGTTGACGGAGTTTTGTCAAAAGATGTTTCGCCGCTTAATGAAGATGGCGACCCGATACGAACTGCCAATGTAAAAGATGGTTTTGCAATTAGAACAGCAATAAAGGCCGGATATCCAATTGCAATTATTACGGGAGGATTTATCGAGCGGGTTCGTCTTCGTTACGAAAAACTGGGTGTTGAGCATTTCTACGATAAAGCCAGGGATAAAGTAGCTTGTTTAAACGATTTCCTTGAAAAAGTAAATGTGGTACCGGAAGACGTTCTTTTTATGGGCGACGATCTGGTTGATTACGAGGTTATGCAGGCGGTAGGTTTACCAACTTGCCCGAAAGATGCAGTAAGTGACATTAAAGATATTTCAAAATACATCTCTGATAAAAATGGGGGTGAAGGTTGTGTGCGCGATGTAATTGAGCAGGCGTTAAAAGCTCAACACAAGTGGTATTCTCCCGAAATGTTAAAATCCAGAGCTTTTTAA